The following are encoded together in the Nocardioides sp. Arc9.136 genome:
- a CDS encoding maleylpyruvate isomerase family mycothiol-dependent enzyme produces MDIFEEIADERRAVADLVSGLTPEQQAARSLCTEWSVREVVAHLVVPLEVGLRGFALAMLTSGGSFDRANVRLARRQARRPSEELVEVLRQRAGSQFTPPGSGPEAPLTDVLVHGLDLRWPLGLHRDVPAERLRTSLDFLADARGGGLVPRGRTDGLRFEAADVGWAHGRGPTVRGSAEALLLALTGRVAALEHLDGEGLPALRDRLA; encoded by the coding sequence GTGGACATCTTCGAGGAGATCGCCGACGAGCGCCGCGCCGTGGCCGACCTGGTCTCCGGGCTGACGCCCGAGCAGCAGGCCGCCCGCAGCCTGTGCACCGAGTGGAGCGTGCGCGAGGTCGTCGCCCACCTCGTCGTGCCGCTGGAGGTGGGTCTGCGCGGGTTCGCGCTCGCGATGCTGACGAGCGGCGGGAGCTTCGACCGGGCGAACGTCCGGCTGGCCCGCAGGCAGGCCCGCAGGCCCTCCGAGGAGCTCGTGGAGGTGCTGCGGCAGCGGGCCGGCTCGCAGTTCACCCCGCCCGGGTCGGGCCCCGAGGCGCCGTTGACCGACGTGCTGGTGCACGGCCTGGACCTCCGCTGGCCGCTCGGGCTGCACCGGGACGTGCCGGCCGAGCGGCTGCGGACCTCGCTGGACTTCCTGGCCGACGCCCGCGGAGGCGGACTCGTCCCGCGCGGCAGGACCGACGGGCTGCGGTTCGAGGCGGCCGACGTCGGGTGGGCCCACGGCCGTGGGCCGACGGTGCGCGGGAGCGCCGAGGCCCTGCTGCTGGCGCTCACCGGCCGGGTCGCCGCCCTCGAGCACCTCGACGGGGAGGGCCTGCCGGCGCTGCGCGATCGGCTCGCGTGA
- a CDS encoding DUF4191 domain-containing protein produces MAKDASKNKSTGATAVPTATADMSRRQQIVETYRMTRRNDSKVGLLTFGSALVAGFLGFLVFWVLPGEGVIGWILAVVGSLLAGSLAAMIVFGRRAQNAAYRQMEGQPGAAAAALRMLRRGWKSDPVIAFNKNQDVVHRVVGPPGIVLIGEGTSPTRIKQLLVNEHRKHERVASEVPIHEVVCGNGEGQVPLPKLIRHVQKLGRQVKPAEITDVLSRLKALDATRSNIPLPKGPVPTSMKGMRGNLRGR; encoded by the coding sequence ATGGCCAAGGACGCTTCGAAGAACAAGAGCACCGGGGCGACCGCCGTCCCGACGGCGACCGCCGACATGAGCCGTCGGCAGCAGATCGTCGAGACCTACCGGATGACCCGGCGCAACGACTCGAAGGTCGGCCTGCTCACCTTCGGCTCGGCGCTGGTCGCCGGCTTCCTCGGCTTCCTCGTGTTCTGGGTGCTGCCGGGCGAGGGCGTCATCGGCTGGATCCTGGCCGTGGTCGGCTCGCTGCTCGCGGGCTCGCTGGCGGCGATGATCGTCTTCGGCCGCCGGGCGCAGAACGCGGCGTACCGCCAGATGGAGGGCCAGCCCGGTGCCGCGGCGGCCGCGCTGCGGATGCTGCGACGCGGCTGGAAGTCCGACCCGGTCATCGCCTTCAACAAGAACCAGGACGTCGTCCACCGCGTGGTCGGCCCTCCGGGCATCGTGCTGATCGGCGAGGGCACCAGCCCCACCCGGATCAAGCAGCTGCTCGTCAACGAGCACCGCAAGCACGAGCGGGTCGCCTCCGAGGTCCCGATCCACGAGGTCGTCTGCGGCAACGGCGAGGGCCAGGTCCCGCTGCCGAAGCTGATCCGCCACGTCCAGAAGCTCGGTCGCCAGGTCAAGCCGGCCGAGATCACCGACGTGCTCTCGCGGCTCAAGGCGCTGGACGCCACCCGCTCCAACATCCCGCTGCCCAAGGGCCCGGTGCCGACCTCGATGAAGGGCATGCGCGGCAACCTCCGCGGTCGCTGA
- a CDS encoding ABC transporter ATP-binding protein: MPDLAIETQGLRKEYRTRRGLRVAVSDLDLAVRAGGVHGFLGPNGSGKTTTIRMLLGLSRPTRGTMRLLGQPVPERLPAVVDRVGAVVESPKFSPNLTGRQNLLLLSRSIGAPDARVDAAVDTVGLTGRDRDRYKAYSLGMKQRLAIAATLLKEPELLILDEPTNGLDPAGIREIRETIRGLGAAGVTVLLSSHILAEVQAVCTSATIVGNGRLLASGTVEDLLGRSTTYRVVVPDPAAATAALAAAGVTATVQDGALRVETEDPAGVTRLLAARDIWLTELTPVRADLESIFLDLTAGAGLSDSAEEEDR; this comes from the coding sequence GTGCCCGACCTCGCGATCGAGACCCAGGGGCTCCGCAAGGAGTACCGCACCCGACGAGGGCTGCGCGTCGCCGTGTCCGACCTGGACCTCGCGGTGCGTGCCGGCGGCGTGCACGGCTTCCTCGGCCCCAACGGCTCGGGCAAGACCACGACGATCCGGATGCTGCTGGGGCTCTCGCGCCCCACCCGCGGCACGATGCGGCTGCTGGGACAGCCGGTGCCCGAGCGCCTGCCCGCCGTCGTGGACCGGGTCGGCGCGGTGGTCGAGTCCCCGAAGTTCTCCCCCAACCTCACCGGCCGGCAGAACCTCCTGCTGCTCTCCCGCTCGATCGGCGCGCCCGACGCCCGCGTGGACGCCGCGGTCGACACCGTGGGGCTCACCGGCCGCGACCGCGACCGGTACAAGGCCTACTCCCTCGGCATGAAGCAGCGCCTGGCCATCGCCGCCACCCTGCTCAAGGAGCCGGAGCTGCTGATCCTCGACGAGCCGACGAACGGCCTGGACCCGGCCGGCATCCGGGAGATCCGGGAGACCATCCGCGGCCTCGGGGCCGCCGGGGTGACCGTCCTGCTGAGCTCCCACATCCTCGCCGAGGTCCAGGCGGTGTGCACGTCCGCCACGATCGTCGGCAACGGCCGGCTGCTCGCCAGCGGCACCGTCGAGGACCTGCTCGGCCGCAGCACGACGTACCGGGTGGTCGTCCCCGATCCGGCCGCGGCCACCGCCGCGCTCGCCGCGGCCGGCGTGACCGCCACCGTGCAGGACGGCGCCCTGCGGGTCGAGACCGAGGACCCTGCCGGCGTCACCCGGCTGCTCGCCGCGCGCGACATCTGGCTGACCGAGCTCACCCCCGTCCGGGCCGACCTGGAGTCGATCTTCCTCGACCTCACTGCCGGGGCCGGGCTGAGCGACTCGGCGGAGGAGGAGGACCGATGA
- the lipB gene encoding lipoyl(octanoyl) transferase LipB, which yields MSSLTFRTVGLGADAVDYLAAWELQRDVHAQVADGSLPPTVLLLEHPPVYTAGKRTEPHERPLDPGGAQVVDVDRGGKITFHGPGQLVGYPIVALPDHVKVVDYVRRVEEALIRVCGALGVPTARVPGRSGVWLRADDRGPERKIAAIGIRVSRGVTMHGFSLNCDVDLGWYDRFVPCGIADAGVTTLTAELGRRVTTNDVLPLVEQELATYLAWEPYAATPDYDPRPEPGRGPRIELLTPR from the coding sequence GTGAGCAGCCTGACGTTCCGCACGGTCGGCCTCGGCGCCGACGCGGTCGACTACCTCGCCGCCTGGGAGCTCCAGCGCGACGTCCACGCGCAGGTCGCCGACGGGTCCCTCCCGCCGACGGTGCTGCTCCTCGAGCACCCGCCCGTCTACACCGCCGGCAAGCGCACCGAGCCGCACGAGCGCCCGCTCGACCCCGGCGGCGCGCAGGTCGTCGACGTCGACCGCGGCGGGAAGATCACCTTCCACGGCCCCGGCCAGCTCGTCGGCTACCCGATCGTCGCGCTCCCCGACCACGTCAAGGTCGTCGACTACGTGCGCCGGGTCGAGGAGGCGCTGATCCGCGTGTGCGGCGCTCTCGGCGTCCCCACCGCGCGCGTCCCGGGCCGCAGCGGCGTCTGGCTGCGCGCCGACGACCGGGGCCCGGAGCGCAAGATCGCCGCCATCGGCATCCGGGTCAGCCGGGGCGTGACGATGCACGGCTTCTCGCTCAACTGCGACGTCGACCTCGGCTGGTACGACCGGTTCGTCCCGTGCGGCATCGCCGACGCCGGCGTCACCACGCTGACCGCCGAGCTGGGCCGCCGGGTCACCACGAACGACGTGCTCCCGCTCGTGGAGCAGGAGCTGGCGACGTACCTCGCCTGGGAGCCGTACGCCGCGACTCCGGACTACGACCCCAGGCCGGAGCCGGGCCGCGGGCCGCGCATCGAGCTGCTCACCCCCAGGTAA
- the lipA gene encoding lipoyl synthase, translating into MTQAPAPEGRKLLRLEVRNAETPIERKPEWIKTRAKMGPEYKHLQSLVKSEGLHTVCQEAGCPNIFECWEDREATFLIGGDQCTRRCDFCQIDTGKPQALDRDEPRRVAESVQTMGLRYATITGVARDDLPDGGAWLYAETVRAIHELNPDTGVENLIPDFNGRPELLAEVFESRPEVLAHNVETVPRIFKRIRPAFRYERSLDVITQARDFGLVTKSNLILGMGETREEVSQALRDLHAAGCELITVTQYLRPSVRHHPVERWVKPEEFVELAAEAEEIGFSGVLSGPLVRSSYRAGRLYRQAMDARAGVATA; encoded by the coding sequence GTGACGCAGGCTCCCGCTCCCGAAGGAAGAAAGCTCCTCCGCCTCGAGGTCCGCAACGCGGAGACCCCGATCGAGCGGAAGCCGGAGTGGATCAAGACCCGGGCCAAGATGGGCCCGGAGTACAAGCACCTGCAGAGCCTGGTGAAGTCCGAGGGACTCCACACGGTCTGCCAGGAGGCCGGCTGCCCCAACATCTTCGAGTGCTGGGAGGACCGGGAGGCGACGTTCCTCATCGGCGGCGACCAGTGCACCCGGCGCTGCGACTTCTGCCAGATCGACACCGGCAAGCCGCAGGCGCTGGACCGCGACGAGCCCCGCCGGGTCGCCGAGTCCGTCCAGACGATGGGCCTGCGCTACGCGACCATCACCGGCGTCGCCCGCGACGACCTCCCCGACGGCGGCGCCTGGCTGTACGCCGAGACCGTGCGCGCCATCCACGAGCTCAACCCCGACACCGGCGTCGAGAACCTCATCCCCGACTTCAACGGGCGGCCCGAGCTGCTGGCAGAGGTCTTCGAGTCCCGGCCCGAGGTGCTGGCCCACAACGTGGAGACCGTGCCGCGGATCTTCAAGCGGATCCGGCCCGCGTTCCGCTACGAGCGGTCCCTCGACGTCATCACCCAGGCCCGCGACTTCGGCCTGGTCACCAAGTCCAACCTCATCCTCGGCATGGGCGAGACCCGCGAGGAGGTCAGCCAGGCGCTGCGCGACCTGCACGCCGCCGGCTGCGAGCTGATCACCGTCACCCAGTACCTCCGGCCCTCGGTGCGCCACCACCCCGTCGAGCGGTGGGTCAAGCCCGAGGAGTTCGTGGAGCTGGCCGCGGAGGCCGAGGAGATCGGCTTCTCCGGCGTCCTGTCGGGCCCGCTGGTGCGTTCGTCGTACCGCGCCGGGCGCCTGTACCGTCAGGCCATGGACGCCCGCGCGGGCGTCGCGACCGCCTGA
- a CDS encoding TIGR01777 family oxidoreductase, giving the protein MRIVIAGSSGFLGSHLVDALRDRDHQVTRLVRRAPAAPDEAAWDPAAGTYDRAAVHGADVVVNLAGSPTLGNPHSDSWARELRESRVTSTRVLARAVAEAPRPPAYLAGNGISYYGDHGDQVLTEASDSRGQALLTDVTREWQAAAQPAVEAGARVCYLRTAPVMDRRAAPLKLLAPLFRTGLGARLGSGRQHMAMISLRDWVDAVVFLAEHDTVSGPVNLTCPEPPTNADFTRALARAVHRPAVLPVPSLALRLGAGRMAPELLGSLNVRPAALEAAGFTFSDRDVTAVLKAGLR; this is encoded by the coding sequence ATGCGCATCGTCATCGCCGGCTCCTCCGGCTTCCTGGGCAGCCACCTCGTCGACGCGCTGCGCGACCGGGACCACCAGGTCACCCGGCTCGTACGGCGCGCGCCGGCCGCGCCCGACGAGGCGGCGTGGGACCCGGCGGCCGGCACCTACGACCGGGCCGCGGTGCACGGCGCCGACGTCGTGGTCAACCTGGCCGGCTCCCCCACGCTCGGCAACCCGCACTCGGACTCCTGGGCCCGCGAGCTGCGCGAGAGCCGGGTGACCTCCACCCGCGTGCTCGCGCGCGCGGTCGCCGAGGCGCCCCGCCCGCCGGCGTACCTCGCGGGCAACGGCATCTCCTACTACGGCGACCACGGCGACCAGGTCCTGACCGAGGCCTCCGACAGCCGGGGGCAGGCGCTGCTCACCGACGTCACCCGGGAGTGGCAGGCGGCGGCGCAGCCGGCGGTCGAGGCGGGCGCCCGGGTCTGCTACCTGCGGACCGCGCCGGTGATGGACCGGCGCGCGGCGCCGTTGAAGCTGCTCGCCCCGCTCTTCCGCACCGGGCTCGGCGCCCGCCTGGGCAGCGGCCGCCAGCACATGGCGATGATCTCGCTGCGCGACTGGGTCGACGCCGTGGTGTTCCTCGCCGAGCACGACACCGTCAGCGGTCCGGTCAACCTCACCTGCCCGGAGCCGCCGACCAACGCCGACTTCACCCGCGCGCTCGCCCGCGCCGTGCACCGGCCGGCGGTCCTGCCGGTCCCCTCGCTCGCGCTGCGCCTCGGCGCGGGCCGGATGGCGCCCGAGCTGCTCGGGTCGCTCAACGTCCGGCCCGCGGCGCTCGAGGCGGCGGGGTTCACCTTCTCCGACCGCGACGTGACCGCGGTGCTCAAAGCCGGCCTGCGCTGA
- a CDS encoding SRPBCC family protein, with translation MPVPTGRVVGGTLVLTRHLPLPAEEVWAALTEPDRLERWIGTWTGDPAEGSVMFRMTAEGEDAPTEQMTISVCEPPLRLVLVSRVGDDWWDLELELGAATDGGTLLTFRQPGLDPTAAESVGPGWEYYLDRLVAAETGGDVAAVDFDRDYYPAMAGHYRSLG, from the coding sequence ATGCCCGTCCCCACCGGCCGCGTCGTCGGCGGCACCCTGGTCCTGACCCGCCACCTCCCGCTCCCTGCCGAGGAGGTGTGGGCGGCGCTCACCGAGCCGGACCGGCTCGAGCGCTGGATCGGGACGTGGACCGGCGACCCGGCCGAGGGCAGCGTGATGTTCCGGATGACCGCGGAGGGCGAGGACGCGCCCACCGAGCAGATGACGATCAGCGTCTGCGAGCCGCCGCTGCGGCTGGTGCTGGTCTCCCGCGTCGGCGACGACTGGTGGGACCTCGAGCTGGAGCTCGGCGCGGCCACCGACGGCGGCACCCTCCTGACCTTCCGGCAGCCGGGCCTCGACCCCACCGCCGCCGAGAGCGTCGGCCCGGGCTGGGAGTACTACCTCGACCGGCTCGTCGCCGCGGAGACCGGCGGGGACGTCGCGGCCGTCGACTTCGACCGCGACTACTACCCGGCGATGGCCGGGCACTACCGGTCGCTGGGCTGA
- the sucB gene encoding 2-oxoglutarate dehydrogenase, E2 component, dihydrolipoamide succinyltransferase, whose product MATEVNLPALGESVTEGTVTRWLKAVGDSVAVDEPLLEVSTDKVDTEIPSPVAGTLLEIKAQEDDTVEVGAVLAVIGDEGESAGDASGSAEPEAQPKDEEQAEKKAEQEQEIAEETGDLPPGDETPEAEKSSGSEQPAASSGGNGGGSGGGSGTPVVLPALGESVTEGTVTRWLKSVGDDVAVDEPLLEVSTDKVDTEIPSPVAGTLLEIKAEEDETVEVGAELAIIGDKGAAPQSAPEPTPEPAQAAEPSPAQEETKPTQPTDEGEAATEQPEPEKDHQPAAETAPAPSSQSPSTGERSASDDSGNKGGDQEQARSEKTADGAGYVTPLVRKLAAQHDVDLSTVEGTGVGGRIRKQDVLDAAKAKEAPAPAAQPAAPAASTSSASSARQAPSVSPSPLRGTTEKISRLRKIIAERMVDSLQTGAQLTQVIEVDVTNIARLRDSVKGDFQAREGVKLSYLPFFAKAAIDALKQHPKLNAGIDTDAGEITYYDRENLAIAVDTEKGLITPVIKDAGDLSIAGLAKKIADVAQRTRTNKIGPDELSGGTFTITNLGSVGALWDTPIINKPQVAILGPGAVVKRPVVIDDPNLGETIAVRHMVYLALTYDHRLVDGADAGRFLQDVKKRLEAGVFDV is encoded by the coding sequence ATGGCCACCGAAGTCAACCTCCCGGCCCTCGGGGAATCCGTCACCGAAGGCACCGTCACCCGCTGGCTGAAGGCCGTGGGTGACTCGGTCGCCGTCGACGAGCCGCTGCTCGAGGTCTCGACCGACAAGGTCGACACCGAGATCCCCTCCCCCGTCGCGGGCACCCTGCTCGAGATCAAGGCGCAGGAGGACGACACCGTCGAGGTCGGTGCCGTGCTCGCGGTCATCGGTGACGAGGGTGAGTCCGCCGGCGACGCGTCCGGCTCCGCCGAGCCCGAGGCGCAGCCCAAGGACGAGGAGCAGGCCGAGAAGAAGGCCGAGCAGGAGCAGGAGATCGCCGAGGAGACCGGCGACCTGCCCCCGGGCGACGAGACCCCCGAGGCCGAGAAGTCCTCCGGCTCCGAGCAGCCCGCCGCCTCCTCCGGCGGCAACGGCGGTGGCAGTGGCGGCGGCAGTGGTACGCCGGTCGTGCTGCCCGCCCTGGGCGAGTCGGTCACCGAGGGCACCGTGACCCGCTGGCTGAAGTCGGTCGGCGACGACGTCGCCGTCGACGAGCCGCTCCTGGAGGTCTCGACCGACAAGGTCGACACCGAGATCCCCTCGCCGGTCGCGGGCACCCTGCTCGAGATCAAGGCCGAGGAGGACGAGACCGTCGAGGTGGGCGCCGAGCTGGCGATCATCGGCGACAAGGGCGCCGCCCCGCAGAGCGCTCCCGAGCCGACCCCCGAGCCGGCGCAGGCCGCCGAGCCGAGCCCGGCCCAGGAGGAGACCAAGCCGACCCAGCCCACCGACGAGGGCGAGGCCGCGACCGAGCAGCCCGAGCCCGAGAAGGACCACCAGCCGGCCGCCGAGACCGCGCCCGCCCCGAGCTCGCAGTCGCCGAGCACCGGTGAGCGCTCCGCGTCCGACGACTCCGGGAACAAGGGCGGGGACCAGGAGCAGGCCCGCTCGGAGAAGACCGCCGACGGTGCCGGCTACGTGACCCCGCTGGTCCGCAAGCTCGCCGCGCAGCACGACGTCGACCTGTCGACCGTCGAGGGCACCGGCGTCGGCGGCCGCATCCGCAAGCAGGACGTCCTCGACGCCGCGAAGGCCAAGGAGGCACCGGCTCCGGCCGCCCAGCCCGCCGCCCCGGCCGCGTCCACCTCGTCGGCCTCGTCGGCCCGGCAGGCCCCGTCGGTCAGCCCCTCGCCGCTGCGCGGGACGACCGAGAAGATCAGCCGGCTGCGCAAGATCATCGCCGAGCGCATGGTCGACTCGCTGCAGACCGGCGCGCAGCTCACGCAGGTCATCGAGGTCGACGTCACCAACATCGCGCGGCTGCGCGACTCGGTGAAGGGCGACTTCCAGGCGCGCGAGGGCGTCAAGCTGTCGTACCTGCCGTTCTTCGCCAAGGCGGCGATCGACGCGCTCAAGCAGCACCCGAAGCTGAACGCCGGCATCGACACCGACGCCGGCGAGATCACCTACTACGACCGCGAGAACCTCGCGATCGCGGTGGACACCGAGAAGGGCCTGATCACCCCGGTGATCAAGGACGCGGGCGACCTGTCGATCGCGGGCCTGGCCAAGAAGATCGCGGACGTCGCGCAGCGCACCCGGACCAACAAGATCGGTCCCGACGAGTTGTCCGGCGGCACCTTCACGATCACCAACCTCGGCAGCGTGGGCGCCCTGTGGGACACCCCGATCATCAACAAGCCGCAGGTCGCGATCCTCGGTCCGGGCGCGGTCGTCAAGCGGCCCGTCGTGATCGATGACCCGAACCTCGGCGAGACGATCGCGGTGCGCCACATGGTCTACCTCGCGCTGACCTACGACCACCGCTTGGTCGACGGCGCCGACGCGGGCCGCTTCCTGCAGGACGTGAAGAAGCGCCTGGAGGCCGGCGTCTTCGACGTCTGA
- the lpdA gene encoding dihydrolipoyl dehydrogenase encodes MADADYDVLILGAGSGGYACALRAAQLGLTVGLVEKGKVGGTCLHVGCIPTKALLHAAEVADSARDSEQFGVRATLEGIDMAGVNSYKDGVVSRLFKGLTGLVKSRGITVIEGEGRLTGPKQVTVDGRTYSGRSVVLASGSHSRSLPGLEVDGERVLTSEHALRLDRVPRSVVVLGGGVIGCEFASVWRSFGAEVTIVEALPRLVAAEDEASSKALERAFRKRGIVFRTGTRFESVERTDDGVAVTVEGGDRIEAELMLVAVGRGPVTDGLGYDEQGIALDRGFVVIDERCRTNVEGVYAVGDIVPGLQLAHRGFQQGIFVAEDIAGLDPRPVDETAIPRVTYSHPELASVGLDERTAAEKYGADGIETVTYDLGGNGKSQILKTQGFVKLVRRTDGPVVGIHLVGDRVGELVGEAQLIYGWEGYPEDVAPLVHAHPTQNEALGEAHLALAGKPLHAHS; translated from the coding sequence GTGGCCGACGCCGACTACGACGTACTCATCCTCGGTGCGGGTTCCGGCGGCTACGCGTGCGCCCTCCGCGCCGCCCAGCTCGGGCTCACCGTCGGTCTCGTCGAGAAGGGCAAGGTCGGCGGCACCTGCCTCCACGTCGGCTGCATCCCCACCAAGGCGCTGCTGCACGCCGCCGAGGTCGCCGACAGCGCGCGGGACTCCGAGCAGTTCGGCGTCCGCGCGACGCTCGAGGGCATCGACATGGCCGGCGTGAACTCCTACAAGGACGGGGTCGTCAGCCGGCTCTTCAAGGGCCTCACCGGCCTGGTCAAGAGCCGCGGCATCACCGTCATCGAGGGCGAGGGTCGCCTGACCGGCCCCAAGCAGGTCACCGTCGACGGTCGCACCTACTCCGGTCGCAGCGTCGTGCTGGCCTCCGGGTCCCACTCGCGCAGCCTCCCCGGCCTCGAGGTCGACGGCGAGCGCGTCCTGACCTCCGAGCACGCCCTGCGCCTGGACCGCGTCCCCCGCAGCGTCGTCGTGCTCGGCGGCGGGGTGATCGGCTGCGAGTTCGCCAGCGTGTGGCGCAGCTTCGGCGCCGAGGTCACCATCGTCGAGGCCCTCCCCCGGCTGGTCGCGGCCGAGGACGAGGCCAGCTCCAAGGCGCTCGAGCGGGCGTTCCGGAAGCGCGGCATCGTCTTCCGCACCGGCACCCGGTTCGAGTCGGTCGAGCGCACCGACGACGGCGTCGCCGTGACCGTCGAGGGCGGCGACCGGATCGAGGCCGAGCTGATGCTCGTCGCCGTCGGCCGCGGCCCCGTCACCGACGGCCTGGGGTACGACGAGCAGGGCATCGCCCTGGACCGCGGCTTCGTGGTCATCGACGAGCGCTGCCGCACGAACGTCGAGGGCGTGTACGCCGTGGGCGACATCGTCCCCGGCCTGCAGCTGGCCCACCGGGGCTTCCAGCAGGGCATCTTCGTCGCCGAGGACATCGCCGGGCTCGACCCGCGGCCCGTCGACGAGACCGCGATCCCCCGCGTCACCTACTCCCACCCCGAGCTGGCCTCCGTCGGGCTCGACGAGCGCACGGCCGCGGAGAAGTACGGCGCCGACGGCATCGAGACCGTGACCTACGACCTCGGTGGCAACGGCAAGAGCCAGATCCTCAAGACCCAGGGGTTCGTCAAGCTCGTCCGCCGCACCGACGGACCCGTCGTCGGCATCCACCTGGTCGGCGACCGCGTCGGCGAGCTCGTCGGCGAGGCTCAGCTCATCTACGGCTGGGAGGGGTACCCGGAGGACGTCGCTCCGCTCGTCCACGCCCACCCCACGCAGAACGAGGCGCTGGGCGAGGCCCACCTCGCCCTCGCCGGCAAGCCCCTGCACGCGCACTCCTGA
- a CDS encoding RDD family protein, with amino-acid sequence MTSTAPGPGIETASWARRILALVVDWIASTLVVIAFIGIDDYAATGSPAPAYVLLVYVVESALLTWLAGGSFGKLATRLRVVRVDAGTRPLNPAVLLARQVAIALVIPPLVYRPDGRGLHDVLAGTSTVTLQVYRSLGR; translated from the coding sequence GTGACGAGCACAGCCCCCGGACCAGGCATCGAGACCGCCTCCTGGGCGCGGCGCATCCTGGCGCTCGTCGTGGACTGGATCGCCTCCACGCTGGTCGTCATCGCCTTCATCGGCATCGACGACTACGCGGCGACCGGCAGCCCGGCCCCGGCCTACGTCCTGCTCGTGTACGTCGTGGAGTCGGCGCTCCTCACCTGGCTGGCCGGCGGCAGCTTCGGCAAGCTCGCGACCCGGCTGCGCGTGGTGCGGGTCGACGCCGGCACGCGGCCGCTGAACCCCGCGGTGCTGCTGGCCCGCCAGGTCGCGATCGCCCTGGTCATCCCGCCGCTGGTCTACCGGCCCGATGGCCGCGGGCTGCACGACGTGCTCGCCGGGACCTCCACCGTCACCCTGCAGGTGTACCGCTCGCTCGGCCGCTGA
- a CDS encoding GNAT family N-acetyltransferase has product MGDLRLRPLRTDDEAAAVQAHRELEADGFEFLLGWTPERPWADLLAQYDAERRGTDLPAGRVPAAFLVADLGGEVVGRLSIRFELNDWLLAYGGHVGYGVRPAYRRRGIATELLRQALVIARAGGVDRVLVTCDDDNQASAATIERCGGVLEDVVEQPGEPVAKRRYWID; this is encoded by the coding sequence GTGGGCGACCTGAGACTGCGACCGCTGCGCACCGACGACGAGGCCGCGGCCGTCCAGGCCCACCGCGAGCTGGAGGCAGACGGCTTCGAGTTCCTGCTCGGCTGGACGCCGGAGCGCCCCTGGGCCGACCTCCTCGCGCAGTACGACGCCGAGCGCCGTGGCACCGACCTGCCCGCGGGCCGCGTGCCGGCGGCGTTCCTGGTCGCGGACCTCGGCGGCGAGGTCGTCGGCCGGTTGTCGATCAGGTTCGAGCTGAACGACTGGCTGCTGGCGTACGGCGGCCACGTCGGGTACGGCGTGCGGCCGGCGTACCGCCGTCGCGGCATCGCCACCGAGCTCCTGCGCCAGGCGCTGGTCATCGCGCGGGCCGGCGGGGTGGACCGGGTGCTCGTCACCTGCGACGACGACAACCAGGCGTCCGCCGCCACGATCGAGCGGTGCGGCGGCGTCCTGGAGGACGTGGTGGAGCAGCCGGGCGAACCGGTCGCGAAGCGTCGCTACTGGATCGACTGA